A DNA window from Niabella yanshanensis contains the following coding sequences:
- a CDS encoding aspartate kinase, translated as MKVMKFGGTSVGKPERMKHIASLLQKETEPALVVLSALSGTTNALVSIGNHIAANDRHSALQTINTLQEHYYNFLKELLQSETTYNKAKAIVDEHFDFLNIILKISFSEALSKDILAQGELLSTKIFSCYLEEIGESFALLPALEFMSIDENEEPQIGSIRTRLTQLINQNKDKKVLVTQGYICRNARGEVDNLKRGGSDYTASLVAAAINASVCEIWTDIDGMHNNDPRIVNKTVPVEQLSFDEAAELAYFGAKILHPASIWPAQQYKIPVKLLNTMEPDAKGTLITQEAAASGVKAVAAKDNIIAIKVKSGRMLLAYGFLRKIFEVFEKYKTPIDMITTSEVAVSLTIDNPEFLKPIIKELEVLGTVEVDEGQAIISVVGHNINETEEIIKKLFGSIRNIPIRMVSYGGSRHNISLLVAAEHKIQLLQQLNKGMFGLN; from the coding sequence ATGAAAGTAATGAAGTTTGGCGGCACAAGCGTTGGTAAGCCCGAGCGCATGAAGCATATAGCGTCGCTGCTGCAAAAAGAAACCGAACCTGCTTTAGTAGTGTTGTCTGCACTATCCGGAACCACCAATGCCCTGGTATCTATCGGTAACCATATTGCGGCTAACGACAGGCATTCTGCACTGCAAACGATCAACACACTGCAGGAGCATTATTACAATTTTTTAAAAGAACTGTTACAGTCGGAAACAACCTACAATAAGGCAAAAGCTATTGTAGACGAACATTTCGATTTTCTGAACATCATTTTAAAAATATCTTTCAGCGAGGCGTTGAGCAAAGATATTCTGGCCCAGGGTGAGTTATTGTCTACCAAAATATTTTCCTGCTATCTGGAAGAAATAGGAGAGTCTTTTGCTTTATTACCTGCTTTGGAATTCATGAGCATTGATGAAAATGAAGAGCCGCAAATTGGTTCTATCCGTACAAGACTGACTCAGTTGATCAACCAGAATAAGGATAAAAAGGTATTAGTGACCCAGGGTTATATTTGCCGTAATGCAAGAGGTGAGGTAGATAACCTGAAGCGTGGCGGAAGTGATTATACAGCTTCGCTGGTAGCTGCAGCTATTAACGCTTCGGTATGTGAGATATGGACCGACATAGACGGTATGCACAATAATGACCCGCGTATCGTTAATAAAACGGTGCCGGTTGAACAATTGAGTTTTGATGAAGCAGCTGAGCTGGCTTATTTTGGTGCCAAGATCCTGCATCCTGCTTCTATCTGGCCTGCACAGCAGTATAAAATACCGGTGAAGCTATTGAACACCATGGAGCCTGATGCAAAAGGTACTTTGATCACTCAGGAAGCAGCCGCTTCCGGTGTAAAAGCTGTAGCAGCTAAGGACAATATCATTGCTATTAAGGTAAAGAGCGGTCGTATGCTGTTGGCTTATGGATTTTTGAGAAAAATATTTGAAGTGTTTGAAAAATACAAAACACCAATCGATATGATCACTACTTCTGAGGTAGCAGTATCGCTTACTATCGATAACCCTGAGTTCCTGAAACCAATTATTAAAGAACTGGAAGTATTGGGAACTGTTGAGGTAGACGAGGGACAAGCGATCATTTCGGTAGTAGGACATAACATTAACGAAACGGAAGAAATTATTAAAAAGCTGTTTGGTTCTATCAGAAACATACCTATCCGTATGGTATCTTATGGTGGCAGCAGGCATAATATTTCTTTATTGGTTGCGGCTGAACATAAGATCCAGTTATTGCAACAACTTAACAAAGGTATGTTTGGGTTAAATTAA
- a CDS encoding Ldh family oxidoreductase, producing MQTQTFQYDTLYNFTVDIFNRMGSSTEESESAAKVLLAADLRGVDSHGVARLSGYIRLWEADRVNAVPQIKVVHETPSTAVVDGDRGLGLVVAPFAMKIAIEKARNVGTGWVSVQNSNHYGIAAVHAMMALEQDMIGISMTNASPLVAPTFSTAKMLGTNPICVAAPAGEQPPFVMDLATTTAANGKLEILQRKNQEAPEGWVQDADGNPTRDANILKKGGALLPLGGDRDHGSHKGYALGAMVDIFSALLSGANYAPWVPPFPAYVPMPAKQPGKGIGHFFGAMRVDAFRPAAEFKRDMDDWINGFRTAATLPGYDKVLVPGDPEREMEQERRENGIPLLPAVVEDLHQLAGKMGVDWIA from the coding sequence ATGCAAACGCAAACATTCCAATACGATACATTATATAATTTCACGGTAGATATTTTTAATAGAATGGGCAGCTCCACGGAGGAATCTGAGTCGGCTGCCAAAGTATTACTTGCTGCCGATCTCCGCGGTGTAGATTCGCACGGTGTGGCCCGCCTGAGCGGCTATATAAGGCTTTGGGAAGCCGACCGGGTTAACGCAGTACCGCAAATAAAAGTGGTGCATGAAACCCCTTCAACCGCTGTAGTCGATGGCGATAGAGGGTTGGGCCTGGTGGTGGCGCCATTTGCTATGAAGATAGCCATAGAAAAAGCCCGTAATGTGGGTACGGGCTGGGTAAGTGTTCAAAACAGTAACCATTATGGTATTGCTGCAGTACATGCCATGATGGCTTTAGAGCAGGATATGATCGGTATATCAATGACCAACGCAAGTCCGCTGGTAGCTCCTACATTTTCCACAGCCAAAATGCTGGGCACCAATCCTATTTGTGTGGCAGCCCCGGCAGGGGAGCAGCCTCCGTTTGTTATGGACCTGGCAACTACCACTGCAGCCAATGGCAAGTTGGAGATTTTACAAAGGAAAAACCAGGAAGCACCGGAGGGATGGGTGCAGGATGCAGACGGGAATCCGACCCGGGATGCTAATATTTTAAAGAAGGGAGGCGCATTGCTGCCGCTGGGAGGCGACAGGGATCATGGAAGCCATAAAGGTTATGCGTTGGGAGCAATGGTAGACATCTTCTCTGCTTTATTAAGCGGTGCCAATTATGCGCCCTGGGTACCGCCGTTTCCAGCCTATGTACCGATGCCTGCCAAACAGCCGGGCAAAGGAATCGGGCATTTTTTTGGGGCCATGCGGGTAGATGCCTTCAGGCCGGCAGCCGAATTTAAGAGGGATATGGATGACTGGATCAATGGTTTTAGAACCGCAGCCACCTTGCCGGGTTATGATAAGGTATTGGTGCCTGGCGACCCCGAACGGGAAATGGAACAGGAACGGAGAGAAAACGGTATACCGCTGTTACCGGCGGTTGTGGAAGACCTGCACCAATTGGCCGGCAAAATGGGAGTTGACTGGATTGCTTAA
- a CDS encoding lmo0937 family membrane protein yields MRSILWLVAVICIVIWLLGMLNIVPGISTGYLLHILLVIAIIVILYNLISGRKPLD; encoded by the coding sequence ATGAGAAGTATCCTATGGTTAGTTGCAGTTATTTGCATTGTTATATGGTTGTTAGGTATGCTTAATATAGTGCCCGGAATCAGTACCGGATACCTGTTGCATATCCTGCTGGTAATTGCCATTATTGTTATTCTATACAACCTGATCTCCGGAAGAAAGCCCCTTGATTAG
- a CDS encoding single-stranded DNA-binding protein — MIKMQVIGRLGKDCLVNNVNGRSVINFTVAHSERFKDSQGNQQEKTVWVDCAYWTDRTAVAPYLVKGTQVFVEGQPEVRTFTKSDGTAGAALSMRVREVQLLGSKAEGGAPAQPQSSGYSPASSNTASSNASSVNDFSEPVDDLPF; from the coding sequence ATGATTAAAATGCAGGTTATTGGCCGACTGGGGAAAGATTGTTTGGTAAATAATGTGAACGGGAGAAGTGTGATCAATTTCACAGTGGCCCACTCGGAGCGATTTAAAGACAGCCAGGGAAACCAGCAGGAAAAAACAGTTTGGGTAGATTGCGCTTACTGGACAGATCGCACAGCAGTAGCACCTTACCTGGTAAAAGGCACACAGGTATTTGTAGAAGGGCAGCCAGAAGTAAGAACTTTTACCAAAAGTGATGGCACGGCAGGTGCTGCGTTGTCTATGCGGGTTAGAGAAGTACAATTGCTGGGTAGCAAGGCAGAGGGCGGGGCGCCGGCACAGCCGCAATCTTCGGGTTACAGCCCGGCTTCGTCTAACACAGCATCTTCCAACGCTTCATCAGTGAATGATTTCAGCGAACCGGTAGATGATCTGCCATTCTAA
- the mnmA gene encoding tRNA 2-thiouridine(34) synthase MnmA gives MSKKGKVLVAMSGGIDSTVVALMLHHEGYDVVGITMKTWDYAQSGGSKKETGCCNVDSFNDARMAAVQHGFPHFILDIREEFGDFVVNDFVEEYLAGRTPNPCVLCNTHIKWRALLKRADALGCEFIATGHYAKIRQHDNGRYVISKAVDHTKDQSYVLWGLQQDLLSRTLLPLGGYHKTEIRQMAIDYGYPELAKKSESYEICFVPDNDYRGFLKRRVEGLEEKVNGGNFVDKDGKILGKHKGYPFYTIGQRKGLDIALGKPAFVTRIDPVDNTVTLGDESDLDKNEMMVGKLNMIKYNMITSGMEATTKIRYKDSGALSNIYQEGSNMRVSFYQNVKGIAPGQSAVFYEGDDVIGGGIIQSGSIL, from the coding sequence ATGAGCAAAAAAGGGAAAGTTTTGGTGGCTATGAGCGGCGGTATCGACAGTACCGTAGTGGCCCTTATGCTACACCACGAGGGTTATGATGTGGTGGGTATTACCATGAAAACCTGGGATTATGCCCAAAGCGGGGGTAGTAAAAAAGAAACGGGCTGCTGCAATGTGGATAGCTTTAATGATGCCCGTATGGCTGCCGTTCAGCATGGTTTTCCGCACTTTATATTAGATATACGTGAAGAATTCGGCGATTTTGTGGTGAATGATTTTGTAGAGGAATACCTGGCCGGCCGTACGCCCAACCCCTGCGTGCTGTGCAATACCCATATAAAATGGCGGGCATTATTGAAACGGGCCGATGCATTAGGCTGCGAATTTATTGCCACAGGCCATTATGCCAAGATCCGTCAGCATGATAACGGACGATATGTAATCAGTAAAGCAGTGGATCATACCAAAGATCAGAGTTACGTACTTTGGGGACTGCAGCAGGACCTTTTAAGCAGAACCCTGCTTCCGCTGGGCGGCTATCATAAAACTGAAATCCGCCAGATGGCCATTGATTATGGCTATCCCGAACTGGCTAAAAAGAGTGAGAGCTACGAAATATGTTTTGTTCCGGATAATGACTACCGCGGATTTCTGAAACGCCGGGTAGAAGGACTGGAAGAAAAAGTAAACGGCGGCAACTTTGTTGACAAAGATGGTAAAATACTGGGTAAGCATAAAGGTTATCCTTTTTACACCATTGGGCAACGTAAGGGTTTGGATATAGCGCTTGGCAAACCGGCTTTTGTAACCAGGATCGACCCTGTTGATAATACGGTTACGCTGGGTGACGAAAGTGACCTGGACAAGAACGAAATGATGGTGGGAAAGCTGAACATGATCAAATACAACATGATAACTTCGGGAATGGAAGCCACTACTAAAATACGTTACAAAGACAGCGGCGCACTAAGCAATATTTACCAGGAGGGGTCTAACATGCGTGTAAGCTTCTACCAGAACGTAAAAGGTATTGCTCCGGGCCAAAGTGCTGTTTTTTACGAAGGAGACGATGTAATTGGCGGAGGCATTATACAATCAGGCAGCATTCTCTAA
- a CDS encoding ribonuclease Z encodes MFAVTILGNNSAVPAFDRHPTSQVLTTASRSFLIDCGEGTQIQLINYKVRRSRISHIFISHLHGDHYFGLIGLINSFALLGRQQDLTIVAPEPLRQIIELQLKVADTKLCFNLHFISITQNCRLLELPDIEVSCFRTDHRIECYGFVFKELRNPRRLDIVKVKEQNVPVSFYDNLQRGEDYKTDSGDVISNDLLTIPAPHPKAYAFCADTRYDERIIEHIKGADMIYHETTYHDALAEMAITRFHSTTRQAGRIAQLAGVKKLLIGHFSSKYDKLDEFEKETREVFPNTDLALEGVSYLLP; translated from the coding sequence ATGTTTGCGGTAACTATACTGGGTAATAATTCTGCAGTGCCTGCGTTCGACAGGCATCCTACCAGCCAGGTATTGACAACGGCATCGAGAAGCTTTTTGATAGATTGCGGGGAGGGAACACAAATTCAGCTGATTAATTATAAAGTTCGGCGAAGCCGCATTTCGCATATATTCATTTCTCACCTGCACGGCGATCATTATTTCGGTCTCATTGGACTGATTAATTCGTTTGCATTATTAGGGCGTCAGCAGGATCTTACCATCGTAGCGCCGGAGCCCTTACGACAGATCATAGAGCTGCAGTTAAAAGTAGCTGATACCAAACTGTGTTTCAACCTGCACTTTATTTCCATCACCCAAAACTGCCGTTTACTTGAACTGCCTGATATCGAGGTTAGCTGTTTCAGAACGGATCACCGGATTGAATGCTATGGCTTTGTGTTTAAAGAACTACGTAATCCGAGACGTCTGGATATAGTAAAAGTGAAGGAGCAGAATGTACCCGTAAGCTTTTATGATAACCTGCAGAGAGGAGAAGATTATAAAACAGACAGCGGTGATGTGATCAGTAATGACTTATTGACGATTCCTGCCCCGCATCCGAAAGCGTATGCTTTCTGCGCTGACACGCGTTACGACGAAAGGATCATTGAGCACATAAAGGGTGCCGATATGATTTACCACGAAACTACTTATCATGATGCTCTTGCTGAAATGGCGATTACCCGCTTTCATTCAACCACCAGGCAGGCCGGTAGAATTGCGCAGCTGGCCGGCGTCAAAAAATTGCTGATAGGGCATTTTAGCAGTAAGTATGATAAGCTGGATGAGTTTGAAAAGGAAACGCGCGAAGTTTTTCCCAATACAGATCTGGCGTTGGAGGGGGTGAGCTATCTCTTACCCTAA
- a CDS encoding STAS domain-containing protein: MQVKIDTKEKFHVITPIEPILSATMTDGIKVALLPFLQNDVKNIVFDMSAVTAVDVDAAELILQIQHDFYEANASFVCCGVNETVEAFLADNELLELLNVAPTQSEAADIVQMEEIERELMDDDVLE; this comes from the coding sequence ATGCAGGTCAAAATAGATACCAAAGAGAAATTTCACGTCATCACGCCAATTGAGCCGATACTTTCTGCTACAATGACAGATGGAATAAAAGTAGCGTTGCTTCCTTTTTTACAAAATGATGTGAAAAATATAGTGTTCGATATGAGTGCTGTAACTGCCGTAGATGTAGATGCAGCCGAGCTGATACTACAAATTCAGCATGATTTTTATGAGGCTAATGCATCGTTTGTATGCTGCGGTGTTAACGAAACAGTAGAGGCTTTTTTGGCAGATAATGAACTTTTAGAGCTTTTGAATGTTGCGCCCACCCAAAGCGAGGCAGCAGATATCGTACAAATGGAAGAAATCGAAAGAGAGTTAATGGATGACGATGTGTTGGAATGA
- a CDS encoding ATP-dependent Clp protease ATP-binding subunit has product MDNNFSTQVKEIISYSREEALRLGNDFIGTEHLLLGLIREGDNTAIRILKGFNIDIFELRKEIELAIKDKTGKNIANINSLPLTKQAEKVIRVTVLEAKALKSNQVETEHLMLSILKNKENIATQILNQFDLDYDMFRQELGIVKSNEPRAEFGDENDDDFEDDKKYSQQSKGSASKSNTKSKTPVLDNFGRDVTKLAESGNLDPIVGREKEIERVSQILSRRKKNNPILIGEPGVGKTAIVEGLALRIVQRRVSRVLFDKRVISLDLASLVAGTKYRGQFEERMKAIMNELEKNRDVILFIDEMHTIVGAGGASGSLDASNIFKPALARGELQCIGASTLDEYRMHIEKDGALDRRFQKVIVDPPSVDETIQILNNIKSKYEEFHSVTYTDEAVEACVKLSDRYVTDRLLPDKAIDVMDEVGARVHLKNINVPDNIVELEKKIEDVKEEKNRVVKSQKFEEAASLRDTEKKLAEELERAKLQWEEESKHKRYPITDEDIAEVINIMTGIPVRKMVEAETEKLRKMSDDMKGMVVGQDDAILKVVKAIQRNRVGLKDPKKPIGSFIFLGPTGVGKTELARSLARYLFDSEDSLIRIDMSEYMEKFTVSRLIGAPPGYVGYEEGGQLTEKVRRKPYSVILLDEIEKAHPDIYNILLQVLDDGQLTDGLGRKVDFKNTIIIMTSNIGVRQLKDFGAGVGFATQSRLQNEDEENKAVIEKALKRTFSPEFLNRIDDVIIFNSLTKEDIFSIIDISMKGVLKRIESLGYGLSLTEDAKAFLADKGYDQQFGARPLHRAIQKYLEDPLAEEILNMNVKPGDVLEVGFDKEADKLVFSIKERADAQKA; this is encoded by the coding sequence ATGGATAATAATTTTTCAACTCAGGTAAAAGAAATCATTTCATACAGCAGGGAGGAAGCCCTCCGGTTGGGGAATGATTTTATTGGCACAGAACATTTGCTGCTAGGTTTGATACGTGAGGGAGATAATACAGCTATACGAATTCTGAAAGGTTTTAATATAGATATTTTTGAACTGCGTAAGGAAATTGAATTAGCGATCAAAGACAAAACAGGAAAGAATATCGCTAACATCAACAGCCTCCCGCTCACCAAACAGGCTGAAAAAGTGATACGCGTAACTGTGCTTGAAGCAAAGGCTTTAAAAAGCAACCAGGTAGAAACAGAGCATCTCATGTTATCTATCTTAAAGAACAAAGAAAACATTGCCACACAAATTTTAAATCAGTTTGATTTGGACTATGATATGTTTCGCCAGGAATTAGGCATTGTAAAATCAAACGAGCCCCGTGCAGAATTTGGTGATGAGAATGATGATGATTTTGAAGACGACAAGAAATATTCTCAGCAGTCAAAGGGATCGGCGTCAAAATCAAATACCAAAAGCAAAACACCGGTACTTGACAATTTTGGCCGCGATGTAACCAAGCTTGCGGAAAGCGGCAATCTTGATCCGATTGTGGGTCGTGAGAAAGAGATCGAAAGGGTATCTCAAATTTTGAGTCGCCGTAAAAAGAACAACCCTATTTTAATTGGTGAACCAGGTGTGGGTAAAACCGCCATTGTGGAAGGCCTGGCCCTGCGCATAGTACAACGCCGGGTGAGCCGTGTGTTGTTTGATAAAAGAGTTATTTCACTGGATCTGGCATCCTTGGTTGCCGGTACTAAATATCGCGGACAGTTTGAAGAAAGGATGAAAGCCATCATGAACGAACTGGAGAAGAACCGTGATGTGATTTTGTTCATCGATGAGATGCATACCATTGTTGGGGCCGGCGGCGCAAGTGGTTCATTAGATGCGAGCAATATCTTTAAACCGGCTTTAGCAAGAGGTGAACTGCAATGCATTGGCGCATCTACGCTGGATGAATACCGTATGCACATTGAAAAAGACGGCGCCCTGGATCGTCGTTTTCAAAAAGTGATCGTAGACCCACCGAGTGTAGATGAGACCATTCAGATCCTGAACAATATCAAGTCGAAATACGAAGAATTTCACAGTGTAACCTATACCGATGAAGCAGTGGAAGCCTGTGTAAAATTGAGCGACCGTTATGTTACAGACCGCCTTTTACCTGATAAAGCCATTGATGTAATGGATGAGGTAGGTGCAAGGGTACATCTGAAAAACATCAATGTTCCGGATAATATAGTAGAGCTGGAGAAGAAAATTGAAGATGTAAAAGAAGAAAAGAACCGGGTGGTTAAAAGCCAGAAGTTTGAAGAAGCTGCATCTTTACGGGATACAGAGAAAAAACTGGCAGAAGAGCTGGAGCGTGCCAAATTACAGTGGGAAGAAGAAAGCAAACATAAGCGCTACCCTATTACTGATGAGGATATTGCCGAAGTCATTAATATCATGACAGGTATACCTGTCAGAAAAATGGTTGAAGCCGAAACCGAGAAGCTTCGCAAAATGTCTGACGACATGAAAGGCATGGTTGTAGGACAGGATGATGCAATTTTGAAAGTGGTAAAAGCCATCCAGAGAAATCGTGTAGGTCTGAAAGATCCGAAAAAGCCTATTGGAAGCTTTATCTTCTTAGGCCCTACCGGTGTTGGTAAAACGGAGCTGGCTCGTTCACTGGCGAGATACCTGTTTGATTCGGAGGATTCACTGATCCGTATAGATATGAGTGAATACATGGAAAAATTCACTGTAAGCCGTTTAATTGGTGCGCCTCCCGGATATGTAGGTTATGAAGAAGGCGGACAGCTTACTGAAAAAGTACGTCGTAAACCTTACAGCGTTATTTTATTGGATGAAATAGAAAAAGCGCACCCTGATATTTACAATATCCTGTTGCAGGTACTGGACGATGGTCAATTGACTGACGGTTTGGGCAGAAAGGTGGACTTCAAAAATACCATCATTATCATGACGTCTAATATTGGTGTACGCCAGTTGAAAGATTTTGGTGCAGGTGTAGGTTTTGCCACACAATCGCGTTTACAAAATGAAGACGAAGAGAATAAAGCGGTAATAGAAAAAGCGCTGAAACGTACTTTCTCCCCTGAGTTTTTAAACCGTATTGACGATGTTATCATTTTCAATAGCCTGACCAAAGAAGATATCTTCAGCATTATTGATATCTCTATGAAGGGTGTGTTGAAACGCATTGAAAGCCTCGGTTACGGACTTAGCTTAACAGAAGATGCCAAAGCATTCCTTGCAGACAAAGGCTATGACCAGCAATTTGGAGCCCGTCCGCTTCACAGGGCCATCCAGAAATACCTGGAAGACCCACTGGCAGAAGAGATCCTGAATATGAATGTAAAACCGGGCGACGTGCTGGAAGTTGGTTTTGACAAGGAGGCTGATAAACTGGTATTTTCCATAAAGGAAAGAGCAGATGCACAGAAAGCATAA
- a CDS encoding M20/M25/M40 family metallo-hydrolase — translation MLCLKKSLILPLFLVPVTMIAQRGGRQSAELPKDTVVEAIITEGEQDSQLEQLGHELLDGIGPRLVGTPEMKQAGDWAMAKYKSWGIASRSEKWGEWRGWQRGPAHIDMVYPRLKSLEGTQLAWSPGTNGKAISAEIILLPEVTDSITFAKWLPAVKGKFVMISMLQPTGRPDNNWKEFGTSESVIKMNKERDALTDAWAQRIRRTGYTTRTLPAALEKAGALGLVSSYWSKAVGANKIFGANTKKIPTVDLSLEDYGLLYRLAQSGTMPRLSMKIDSKELPVADAFNIIGEIKGVEKPEEYVILSAHFDSWDGATGATDNGTGTLTMMEAMRILKKVYPNPKRTILVGHWGSEEQGLNGSRGFVEDHPEIVGNIQAVFNQDNGTGRVTSLQGQGFLHAYDYLGRWLTKVPQNIRQYIETSFPGQPGTGGSDFASFVMAGAPAFSLSSLSWDYGTITWHTNRDTYDKIVFDDLRNNAILTAILAYAASEEAQKTSREKIVLPIDPGTGKPKEWPKPVSPTRRGGLD, via the coding sequence ATGCTTTGTTTGAAGAAATCTCTTATTCTTCCTCTTTTTTTAGTACCCGTTACCATGATAGCGCAACGTGGCGGGAGGCAGTCGGCAGAATTGCCCAAAGATACTGTTGTTGAGGCTATTATTACTGAGGGTGAACAAGATTCACAGCTGGAACAATTGGGGCATGAGTTACTGGACGGAATCGGGCCAAGATTAGTAGGAACCCCGGAAATGAAACAGGCAGGTGATTGGGCCATGGCTAAATATAAGAGTTGGGGTATTGCTTCGCGCAGCGAAAAATGGGGTGAGTGGAGAGGCTGGCAGCGTGGCCCGGCTCATATCGACATGGTGTACCCCCGTCTTAAATCTTTAGAGGGTACACAACTTGCCTGGAGTCCCGGAACCAATGGTAAAGCCATTAGCGCCGAAATTATTTTGTTGCCCGAAGTAACAGATTCCATAACATTTGCAAAATGGTTACCGGCGGTAAAAGGAAAATTTGTTATGATTTCCATGCTGCAACCCACCGGTCGTCCGGATAATAACTGGAAGGAATTCGGCACTTCAGAATCTGTTATTAAAATGAATAAAGAAAGAGATGCTTTAACAGACGCCTGGGCACAACGTATTCGCAGAACCGGTTATACAACGCGAACACTTCCGGCAGCGCTCGAAAAAGCCGGGGCATTGGGCCTTGTCAGCAGCTACTGGTCGAAAGCTGTGGGCGCCAACAAAATATTTGGAGCTAACACCAAAAAGATTCCCACGGTAGATCTTTCTCTTGAAGACTATGGATTATTGTACCGCCTGGCACAATCGGGTACCATGCCCCGGTTGAGTATGAAGATTGATTCCAAAGAATTGCCCGTGGCAGATGCATTCAATATTATTGGTGAGATAAAAGGAGTGGAGAAGCCTGAGGAGTATGTGATCCTTTCGGCACATTTTGACTCCTGGGATGGAGCCACAGGTGCTACCGATAACGGAACCGGAACTTTAACAATGATGGAAGCCATGCGTATTCTTAAAAAAGTATATCCCAATCCTAAGCGTACAATCCTCGTAGGTCATTGGGGCAGCGAGGAGCAGGGCTTAAATGGTTCCCGGGGATTTGTGGAAGATCATCCGGAGATCGTTGGCAATATACAGGCTGTATTTAACCAGGATAATGGTACCGGCCGGGTAACCAGTTTACAGGGACAGGGATTTTTGCATGCTTATGATTACCTGGGCCGCTGGCTAACCAAAGTGCCTCAGAACATTCGCCAGTATATCGAAACCAGCTTTCCCGGCCAGCCTGGTACAGGCGGATCTGATTTTGCATCTTTTGTAATGGCCGGCGCTCCCGCATTTTCATTAAGTTCTCTAAGCTGGGATTATGGTACCATAACCTGGCATACTAACCGGGATACTTATGATAAAATTGTATTTGATGATTTACGCAACAATGCGATTCTTACAGCCATCCTTGCTTATGCAGCAAGCGAAGAGGCTCAGAAAACCTCCCGTGAAAAAATAGTGTTACCCATTGACCCCGGAACGGGCAAACCTAAAGAGTGGCCAAAACCAGTTTCACCGACCAGGCGTGGCGGACTTGATTAG
- a CDS encoding DinB family protein — MDTLKQLREELTAEYNTTKKFLDEFPEGKNDYTPHEKSMKLMHLAQHITEIFGWPAHMLKTEGLDFAEGDKPELYETRRQLQDAFEKNYAESMKALEGATEADLEPNWFLAYQGNKLAEWTKYAAIRHALSQVTHHRAQLGVYYRLNDVKVPGSYGPSADDQKF, encoded by the coding sequence ATGGATACTTTAAAACAATTAAGAGAAGAATTAACGGCCGAGTATAACACCACAAAAAAATTCCTGGATGAATTTCCTGAAGGAAAAAACGATTATACACCTCACGAAAAAAGTATGAAGCTGATGCACCTGGCTCAACATATCACCGAAATTTTTGGTTGGCCCGCGCATATGCTGAAAACAGAAGGGCTGGATTTTGCTGAAGGTGATAAACCAGAGCTTTATGAAACGCGTCGGCAGCTACAGGACGCTTTTGAAAAAAATTATGCCGAATCGATGAAGGCGCTGGAAGGGGCTACAGAGGCGGATCTGGAACCTAATTGGTTCCTGGCTTACCAGGGCAATAAACTGGCTGAATGGACTAAATATGCTGCTATCAGACATGCGTTAAGCCAGGTTACGCATCACCGTGCACAGTTGGGTGTTTATTATCGTTTGAACGATGTTAAAGTACCCGGAAGCTACGGACCTTCGGCAGATGATCAGAAATTTTAA
- the deoC gene encoding deoxyribose-phosphate aldolase — translation MQLNSYIDHTILKPTTLISDIEKVGAEARQYGFASACVPPPFVKKTKELLQGSSVKTCTVIGFPFGYSAIEAKLAEVLLAIVDGADELDIVINLIALKNNDWQYLANEANHLIPIIKEKGKTVKVIIESGVLTDDEIIKCCELYGPAGIDYLKTSTGYAEKGASVHAVELFKKHLPQHTGIKASGGIRDYAFAKQLVEAGATRLGCSASVAIIEGGKGEGNY, via the coding sequence ATGCAACTGAACTCATATATCGATCATACCATTTTAAAACCCACTACCTTAATCAGCGACATCGAAAAAGTTGGCGCAGAAGCCAGGCAATATGGATTTGCATCCGCATGTGTTCCACCGCCGTTCGTTAAAAAAACAAAAGAATTATTGCAGGGAAGTTCTGTAAAAACCTGTACAGTAATAGGATTCCCATTTGGATATTCGGCGATTGAAGCTAAACTGGCAGAAGTTCTTTTAGCTATTGTAGACGGTGCTGATGAATTAGATATTGTAATCAACCTGATCGCCCTCAAAAATAACGACTGGCAATACCTGGCCAATGAAGCTAACCACCTGATCCCTATTATTAAGGAAAAAGGGAAAACGGTTAAGGTCATTATTGAAAGTGGTGTATTGACCGATGACGAAATTATCAAATGCTGTGAATTATATGGTCCTGCCGGTATCGACTACCTGAAGACCTCCACCGGCTATGCCGAGAAGGGTGCCAGCGTTCATGCCGTCGAATTGTTTAAAAAACATTTACCGCAACACACCGGTATCAAAGCAAGTGGTGGTATACGCGACTATGCTTTCGCCAAACAGCTGGTGGAAGCAGGTGCTACGCGCCTGGGCTGCAGCGCCAGCGTTGCGATCATAGAAGGTGGTAAGGGCGAAGGAAATTATTAG